In Leptodactylus fuscus isolate aLepFus1 chromosome 2, aLepFus1.hap2, whole genome shotgun sequence, one genomic interval encodes:
- the LIPT1 gene encoding lipoyl amidotransferase LIPT1, mitochondrial → MCSKVLAWTDDRTCKWKMLFSPLTVKRICGPVLCYRTAASFGNLAREGLILQSASNNVYENLAVEDWIHDHMDLEQKNVLFLWRNSPSVVIGRHQNPWKECNLHLMREKGIGLARRRSGGGTVFHDLGNINLTFFTSKKKYDRMENLHLIIRALKSLQPHLDVQATKRYDLLLDGKYKISGTAAKLGRTVAYHHCTLLCSADSLLIPLVLQSPYDGIQSNATPSVPSLVKNLSQAHSSLTCNVVMDAVAKEYSFLYDNKPNVHVVDPCDETFFPGIMPKKKELCTWDWIYGKTPKFDVQKSFQILHKNMVVDVNLSMSIKNGYIESCSMALPSHWLSEQQSSELQNSLVGCKFRQSEIVFLVTTLLRTYADNDEMHTKWNILCEKLVSIM, encoded by the exons atgtgcagtaaagTCCTAGCGTGGACGGATGACAGAACTTGTAAG TGGAAAATGCTGTTCAGTCCATTAACCGTGAAGAGGATTTGTGGACCAGTTTTGTGTTACAGAACAGCTGCAAGTTTTGGAAATTTGGCAAGAGAAGGGCTCATTCTGCAGTCTGCTTCCAACAATGTATATGAGAATCTGGCTGTTGAAGACTGGATTCATGATCATATGGACTTAGAACAGAAAAATGTTCTGTTTCTCTGGAGGAATTCTCCATCGGTGGTGATCGGTCGACACCAGAATCCATGGAAAGAATGCAATCTTCATTTGATGAGGGAGAAAGGGATTGGCCTGGCAAGAAGAAGAAGCGGTGGTGGCACTGTATTTCATGATCTTGGAAATATCAACTTAACTTTTTTCACATCTAAGAAAAAATATGATAGAATGGAAAATCTACATTTGATTATTAGAGCTCTAAAATCATTGCAACCACATCTGGATGTGCAAGCTACAAAGCGATATGATCTCTTGTTAGATGGAAAGTACAAGATATCTGGGACCGCTGCAAAGCTTGGGAGGACTGTTGCGTACCACCATTGTACACTGTTGTGTAGTGCGGACAGCTTGCTCATACCTTTGGTGCTACAAAGTCCCTATGATGGTATACAAAGTAATGCCACACCTAGTGTGCCTTCACTGGTCAAAAACCTCTCCCAAGCCCATTCATCTCTAACATGTAATGTTGTTATGGATGCCGTCGCCAAAGAATATAGTTTTTTGTATGATAATAAACCAAATGTTCATGTAGTTGACCCATGTGATGAGACCTTTTTTCCGGGAATAATGCCAAAAAAAAAGGAACTGTGTACTTGGGACTGGATTTATGGAAAGACACCAAAATTTGATGTGCAGAAATCCTTTCAGATTTTGCATAAGAATATGGTAGTGGATGTTAATCTGAGTATGTCTATAAAAAATGGTTATATAGAGAGCTGCTCTATGGCACTGCCCAGTCACTGGCTGTCGGAGCAGCAGTCCTCTGAATTGCAGAATAGTTTGGTTGGCTGTAAATTCCGTCAAAGCGAGATAGTTTTCTTAGTGACTACTTTACTGAGGACTTACGCAGACAATGATGAGATGCACACAAAGTGGAACATTTTATGTGAAAAGTTGGTTTCAATAATGTGA